The proteins below come from a single Paramormyrops kingsleyae isolate MSU_618 chromosome 25, PKINGS_0.4, whole genome shotgun sequence genomic window:
- the LOC111842590 gene encoding up-regulator of cell proliferation-like has protein sequence MDNKGLDEEALDHGESAPSGINAGNDGKRGTKQEMLLEELVSHLGTMDYLKGKKLSLTAILEINEKNISCTDEPIQSLSSVCWQFLQKLFRVNVMARDVSYTDDTAMKGNSAQDFDEDFNELWEAEASDDNINPLDLITALFLCSNGLLQQEMALKMSVCQFSVPLLLPNCDTQQCTLMLWALRDIVKSYRPHSLLECRGFEENSIVLLDLPMISFVRLGKISMSKSHILNQVFSNPQQYHDTFIHRNMKNGNISRKVSNGMVEISWYLPGGNSDIFTEPLAVANLRGDINSHHTGFKFLCQTSAAVFVFIDDFKENINLVKPQDSMAPLFLVCNIEKITVNKNDFRNCIRDLKFNTNFIIMKGRQMNDAQFVDKLRSTIRQSVSGDCAKMSIEKMSAVARELQILVDEDNGLCQKANQKADAITASITDIPKYKQDQLPLQEDILKKLAKLEKEECRLKNAGTQNIQMYRSELNRNKQELRKQQVTKDITPAVKSFISGLSTCKEERAYFLKWMRINLDNLSRNRVFSLKEVYKEVCENDVKNKELILDLENQMSCSSLGIEHFLRELGQLYESAISIPEHPHSKQKMQMIKDLPKVCAEMMLEGFPLELVDGDASYIPLKWVSAVLNELHSMEQDLKIRVITVLGVQSTGKSTLLNTMFGVQFAVSSGRCTRGAFMLLVRVSEDFREQLGCDFIMVIDTEGLRSAELAQLADSYEHDNELATLVVGLSDLTVINIPMENCAEMQDILQIVIHAFLRMKEVGKKPHCLFVHQNVADVAAHDKNMRDRKILLDQLNTMTQAAAKMEKKGEDMKFIDIIEYSDRDNFYIPSLWQGSPPMAPVSADYSEAVVQIKKSIMDKMMINLKEKRPSQTVEEFQEWTSSLWQTVKYENFIFSFRNSIVAAAYSKLCEQYSKWDWDFRRTMREWMVKAETKVLNFGTVTQSSQPAETIEDFLMKQKTEVVRELVKAEQQLNDNMAKYFEKPEKHVYLVERYKQDFLNSIKSLRQETENKMMRRLEELQSIKKGRNKLEKIKENQAKMMEEKVSELLEKCRKSKDTFSDDQLDKKFEQMWNDVVNELPFRSIEEQNVSQEIYLMLHKDLETRGSLAMEILLEVSDLEDCGRKAFIVEEPFLKKFLRTIKIIQSQEIQVISENLIEKCRSFINNKVSQTPQMDYDSTYVREMLIVINDYVQQNRDLSKNVGLQTNLKIHICGIAAREFKQIHKNFIQNNDPLQCLEKDKDQYCEDFKDLYHKRDQTQRKAEEFTKKCLQPSVRKYIADYLGSDILEKMKSGNRSMKFSTRTFFQYSILQQLLEDHQFEKFLQFITNYEKFAKDWIVAEIKTTFSKTDCKLSTLEIKRLEEIVWHIKTAIQEAGKISEGNMGGQNVRHFIDNIHKGLEDKLIISPDALSKVQTLNNVTIEPFANWLMSDVDDMKQSLISEFQKDEDISVKLEKLPFKPQDELFGKMFGCGKMCPFCRVPCEAGGDEHEYHYASIHRPQGIGRYRWESTNILCTEICSYLVASEVKFKNSKTNGEWVPYKEYKSIYPEWVIPPGTNMNGSNYWKYVFAQFNDQFAEKYCAKPAELPSDWLLLEKEHAVKELDIKI, from the coding sequence AAATGCTTCTGGAAGAGCTGGTGTCTCACTTGGGAACGATGGATTacctgaagggaaaaaaattaagtctGACTGCTATTCTAGAGATAAATGAGAAAAACATAAGCTGTACAGATGAACCCATTCAGTCCCTGAGTTCAGTATGTTGGCAGTTTCTCCAAAAACTATTTAGGGTGAATGTAATGGCAAGAGATGTCAGTTACACTGATGATACAGCCATGAAAGGAAACTCAGCTCAGGACTTTGACGAGGATTTCAATGAATTATGGGAGGCTGAAGCAAGTGATGATAACATCAACCCTCTTGACCTGATTACCGCTCTGTTCCTGTGCTCAAATGGCCTCCTCCAGCAGGAGATGGCtttaaaaatgtctgtgtgcCAGTTTTCAGTTCCACTGCTTCTTCCCAACTGTGATACTCAGCAGTGCACTTTGATGCTGTGGGCCTTGAGGGACATTGTAAAGAGCTACAGACCACATTCCCTGCTGGAGTGCAGAGGATTTGAAGAGAACAGCATTGTGCTCCTGGACCTTCCTATGATCTCTTTTGTTAGACTTGGAAAAATCAGCATGTCTAAGTCTCATATTCTAAACCAAGTGTTTAGCAATCCACAGCAGTACCATGACACATTTATTCACCGCAACATGAAGAATGGCAACATCTCTCGCAAAGTTTCTAATGGGATGGTGGAAATCAGCTGGTATCTGCCTGGTGGAAATAGTGACATCTTTACTGAGCCTCTTGCTGTAGCTAATCTTCGGGGTGACATCAACTCTCATCATACTGGCTTCAAATTCCTCTGCCAAACATCAGCAGCTGTCTTTGTGTTCATTGATGACTTCAAGGAGAACATCAACTTAGTGAAACCTCAAGACTCAATGGCTCCTTTATTCCTAGTCTGCAATATAGAGAAAATAACTGTTAATAAGAATGATTTTAGAAACTGCATTCGTGACCTGAAATTTAATACTAATTTCATTATCATGAAAGGGAGGCAGATGAATGATGCTCAATTTGTTGACAAACTTCGGTCAACTATCAGACAGTCTGTTTCAGGTGACTGTGCCAAAATGAGCATTGAGAAGATGTCTGCTGTTGCACGTGAGCTTCAGATCCTTGTTGATGAAGACAATGGCCTTTGTCAGAAAGCAAATCAGAAAGCTGATGCTATTACAGCTAGTATCACTGACATTCCTAAGTACAAGCAGGACCAGCTACCATTACAGGAGGATATCTTAAAGAAACTGGCTAAACTGGAGAAAGAGGAGTGCAGGCTAAAGAATGCAGGGACACAAAATATTCAGATGTACAGGAGTGAACTGAATAGAAATAAACAAGAACTCAGGAAACAGCAGGTCACCAAAGACATTACACCTGCTGTAAAGAGTTTCATCTCTGGTTTATCAACCTGCAAAGAGGAACGTGCCTATTTCCTCAAGTGGATGAGGATCAATCTAGATAACCTTTCAAGGAATCGTGTGTTTAGCCTCAAAGAGGTTTACAAGGAGGTATGTGAGAATGATGTCAAAAACAAGGAACTTATACTGGACTTGGAAAATCAGATGTCCTGTAGCTCCTTGGGCATAGAACATTTCCTGAGGGAACTGGGACAGCTCTATGAGTCTGCCATCTCCATACCAGAACATCCACACTCAAAACAGAAGATGCAAATGATCAAGGATCTACCTAAAGTCTGTGCTGAAATGATGCTGGAAGGATTTCCTTTAGAGCTGGTTGATGGAGATGCTTCTTACATACCTCTGAAGTGGGTATCTGCTGTGCTGAATGAACTCCATTCTATGGAACAGGACTTGAAGATCCGAGTCATCACTGTACTGGGAGTTCAAAGCACTGGGAAATCCACTCTTCTCAATACCATGTTTGGGGTGCAGTTTGCTGTCAGCAGTGGACGGTGCACTAGAGGTGCTTTCATGCTGCTTGTCCGCGTAAGTGAGGATTTTAGAGAGCAGCTTGGCTGTGACTTCATCATGGTCATTGACACAGAAGGGCTGAGGTCAGCAGAACTGGCCCAGTTGGCTGACAGTTATGAGCATGATAATGAATTAGCTACACTAGTGGTTGGACTTAGTGACCTCACAGTTATAAATATTCCAATGGAAAACTGTGCAGAAATGCAGGACATCCTACAGATTGTAATCCATGCCTTTCTCCGCATGAAAGAAGTTGGAAAAAAACCCCACTGCCTGTTTGTTCACCAGAATGTGGCTGATGTCGCTGCCCATGATAAGAACATGAGAGACAGGAAGATTCTTCTGGACCAACTCAACACCATGACTCAAGCTGCAGCCAAAATGGAGAAGAAGGGTGAGGATATGAAATTTATAGACATCATCGAATACTCTGACAGGGACAATTTCTACATCCCCTCCCTCTGGCAAGGCTCCCCCCCCATGGCCCCAGTCAGTGCAGACTACAGTGAAGCAGTGGTGCAGATTAAAAAATCTATAATGGACAAGATGATGATAAATCTAAAGGAAAAAAGACCTTCACAGACAGTGGAAGAGTTTCAGGAATGGACCAGCAGCTTATGGCAGACAGTGAAATATGagaatttcattttcagtttccgCAATAGCATTGTAGCTGCAGCTTACAGTAAGCTGTGTGAGCAGTACAGTAAGTGGGACTGGGACTTCCGCAGAACGATGCGTGAGTGGATGGTAAAAGCAGAAACTAAAGTGTTAAACTTTGGTACAGTGACCCAGAGCTCACAGCCAGCTGAGACCATTGAGGACTTTCTGATGAAGCAGAAAACTGAGGTAGTTCGAGAATTAGTTAAAGCTGAACAGCAATTGAATGACAACATGGCTAAATATTTTGAAAAGCCAGAGAAGCATGTTTACCTGGTGGAGAGATACAAGCAAGACTTTTTAAACAGTATCAAAAGTCTGAGGCAGGAAACAGAGAACAAAATGATGAGAAGGTTAGAAGAACTTCAGAGCATTAAAAAGGGGAGGAATAAGTTGGAGAAGATTAAGGAAAATCAAGCTAAAATGATGGAAGAGAAAGTGTCTGAGTTACTTGAAAAATGTAGGAAATCCAAAGACACATTTTCAGATGATCAACTGGATAAAAAGTTTGAACAGATGTGGAATGATGTTGTAAATGAGCTGCCATTCAGAAGCATAGAGGAACAGAATGTTAGTCAAGAAATTTACCTCATGTTACATAAAGACCTGGAGACAAGGGGCAGCTTGGCAATGGAGATTCTGTTAGAAGTCAGTGATTTGGAGGATTGTGGGAGAAAGGCTTTTATTGTTGAAGAaccttttcttaaaaaatttCTGCGAACAATCAAAATAATCCAGTCGCAAGAAATTCAGGTAATATCAGAGAACTTAATTGAAAAATGCCGCAGTTTTATTAACAATAAGGTTTCCCAGACACCTCAAATGGATTATGACAGCACCTATGTCAGGGAAATGTTGATTGTCATCAATGACTATGTTCAACAAAATCGGGATCTGTCTAAAAATGTAGGGTTGCAAACCAATCTAAAGATACACATATGTGGGATTGCAGCAAGGGAATTTAAACAAATACACAAGAACTTTATCCAAAACAATGATCCACTGCAGTGCCTGGAGAAAGATAAAGACCAGTACTGTGAAGACTTTAAGGATCTCTATCATAAGAGAGATCAGACTCAGAGAAAAGCAGAGGAATTCACCAAGAAATGTCTGCAACCTTCAGTCAGGAAGTACATCGCAGATTACTTGGGCTCAGATATTCTGGAGAAAATGAAGTCTGGAAATAGATCAATGAAATTCAGCACCCGCACCTTCTTCCAGTACTCCATTCTCCAACAGCTGCTTGAAGATCATCAATTTGAGAAATTTCTACAGTTTATTACAAATTATGAAAAATTTGCCAAGGATTGGATTGTTGCCGAAATAAAAACTACCTTCTCAAAAACAGACTGCAAATTATCAACCTTGGAGATTAAGCGCTTAGAAGAAATTGTGTGGCATATAAAAACAGCTATTCAGGAAGCAGGGAAGATATCTGAAGGGAATATGGGGGGGCAAAATGTTCGTCATTTCATTGATAACATCCACAAAGGTTTGGAAGACAAACTCATTATTTCCCCTGATGCTTTGAGTAAAGTCCAGACCTTGAACAATGTCACAATAGAGCCGTTTGCCAATTGGCTAATGTCAGATGTAGATGATATGAAACAGTCCTTGATTTCAGAGTTCCAGAAGGATGAGGACATTAGTGTCAAACTTGAGAAATTACCCTTCAAGCCCCAGGATGAGCTCTTCGGCAAGATGTTTGGCTGTGGGAAGATGTGTCCATTCTGTAGGGTCCCATGTGAAGCTGGAGGTGATGAACATGAATATCACTATGCCTCAATTCACCGCCCCCAAGGAATCGGACGATACAGATGGGAATCTACTAATATCTTATGTACAGAAATTTGTTCATATTTAGTTGCTAGTGAAGTAAAATTCAAGAATAGCAAAACTAATGGAGAGTGGGTTCCCTATAAGGAGTATAAGAGCATTTACCCTGAGTGGGTCATACCGCCTGGCACCAACATGAACGGCTCGAACTACTGGAAGTACGTCTTTGCACAGTTCAATGATCAGTTTGCAGAGAAATATTGTGCAAAGCCAGCAGAGCTACCATCAGACTGGCTTCTGTTGGAAAAAGAACATGCAGTGAAAGAGTTGGA